From Myxococcus guangdongensis, the proteins below share one genomic window:
- a CDS encoding CoA transferase subunit A, giving the protein MDKRCSMREAISASVKDGSSIVIDGFTHLICFAAGHEIIRQGVKDLTAIRLTPDLVYDQLIEAGAVKKLVFSWAGNPGVGSLHALRRRSEASSTERLELEEYSHFGLLSRFLAASAGLPFWPLDNYQGADIARVNPAIKTVRCPYTDRELATVPALHPDVAIIHCQRADMEGNAQVWGLLGSQKEVAFAARKVIVVAEQIVPTEVIRKDPNRTLVPGIIVSHVVHEPWGCHPSFVQGFHDRDNDFYVKWEDISRKPETYRAWLEEFVYGVKDRQGYLAKLETGLLDTLRAKARVCEGVDYGY; this is encoded by the coding sequence GTGGACAAGCGCTGCTCCATGCGCGAGGCCATCTCGGCCAGCGTGAAGGACGGCAGCTCCATCGTCATCGACGGCTTCACGCACCTCATCTGCTTCGCCGCGGGCCACGAAATCATCCGCCAGGGCGTGAAGGACCTCACCGCCATCCGGCTCACCCCGGACCTGGTCTACGACCAGCTCATCGAGGCGGGCGCGGTGAAGAAGCTCGTCTTCAGCTGGGCGGGCAACCCCGGCGTGGGCAGCCTGCACGCGCTCCGCCGTCGCAGCGAGGCGTCCTCCACGGAGCGGCTGGAGCTGGAGGAGTACTCGCACTTCGGGCTGCTCTCGCGCTTCCTCGCCGCGAGCGCGGGCCTGCCGTTCTGGCCGCTCGACAACTACCAGGGCGCGGACATCGCACGGGTGAACCCCGCCATCAAGACGGTGCGCTGTCCGTACACGGACCGTGAGCTGGCCACCGTGCCCGCGCTCCATCCGGACGTGGCCATCATCCACTGCCAGCGCGCGGACATGGAGGGCAACGCGCAGGTGTGGGGCCTGCTCGGCTCGCAGAAGGAGGTGGCCTTCGCCGCGCGCAAGGTCATCGTCGTGGCCGAGCAGATCGTCCCCACCGAGGTCATCCGCAAGGACCCCAACCGCACGCTGGTGCCCGGCATCATCGTGAGCCACGTGGTGCACGAGCCCTGGGGGTGCCACCCCAGCTTCGTGCAGGGCTTCCATGACCGGGACAACGACTTCTACGTGAAGTGGGAGGACATCTCCCGCAAGCCGGAGACGTATCGCGCCTGGCTGGAGGAGTTCGTCTACGGCGTGAAGGACCGTCAGGGCTACCTGGCGAAGCTGGAGACGGGGTTGCTCGACACGCTGCGCGCGAAGGCTCGCGTCTGCGAGGGGGTGGACTATGGGTACTGA
- a CDS encoding acetyl ornithine aminotransferase family protein translates to MTMLHPEVKTALPGPKARAIIELDQRFSSPSYIKEYPLVVERGEGPWVHDVDGNRFLDFMAGIAVASTGHAHPHVVKAVQEAAGRFLHICGTDFYYDAFSKLCARLASYLPEMGPKKVFLTNSGTEAVEGAIKLARHHTRRQYIVAFKGGFHGRTYGAISLNSSKVAQRAFFGPLLPGVIHVPYANPYRCPNGCAPQTCGDACNPALALEREWFVNHVDPREVAAIFVEPILGEGGYVVPPKSFLTELRRICDAHGILLVFDEVQSGIGRTGHMFAAEHFGVMPDILLSAKGIASGMPLGAIIAKESVMTWPRGSHGSTYGGNPVCCAAALATLDVVEGLLDSVRATGALLQRGLRELQTRHPVIGDVRGVGLMVGAEFVDPATREPASAYVGELEQLAFRKGLLLLSCGKSTIRFAPPLIIGEHEVAVMLRILEECLRELSLDVSKVAPARVAAGVKL, encoded by the coding sequence ATGACCATGCTCCATCCCGAAGTGAAGACCGCCCTGCCGGGGCCGAAGGCGCGCGCCATCATCGAGCTGGACCAGCGCTTCAGCTCCCCCTCGTACATCAAGGAGTATCCGCTGGTCGTCGAGCGCGGCGAGGGCCCCTGGGTCCACGACGTCGACGGCAACCGCTTCCTCGACTTCATGGCGGGCATCGCCGTGGCCTCCACGGGCCACGCGCATCCGCACGTGGTGAAGGCCGTCCAGGAGGCCGCGGGCCGCTTCCTGCACATCTGCGGCACGGACTTCTACTACGACGCCTTCTCGAAGCTCTGCGCGCGGCTCGCCAGCTACCTGCCCGAGATGGGACCCAAGAAGGTCTTCCTCACCAACTCCGGCACGGAGGCGGTGGAGGGCGCCATCAAGCTGGCGCGGCACCACACGCGCCGCCAGTACATCGTCGCCTTCAAGGGCGGCTTCCACGGGCGCACGTACGGCGCCATCTCGCTCAACTCGTCGAAGGTGGCCCAGCGCGCCTTCTTCGGGCCGCTGCTGCCAGGCGTCATCCACGTCCCCTACGCCAACCCGTACCGCTGTCCCAACGGCTGCGCGCCCCAGACGTGCGGCGACGCGTGCAACCCGGCCCTGGCGCTGGAGCGCGAGTGGTTCGTCAACCACGTGGACCCGCGCGAGGTCGCCGCCATCTTCGTGGAGCCCATCCTGGGTGAGGGCGGCTACGTGGTGCCCCCGAAGAGCTTCCTGACAGAGCTGCGCCGCATCTGCGACGCGCACGGCATCCTGCTCGTGTTCGACGAGGTGCAGTCGGGCATCGGCCGCACCGGACACATGTTCGCGGCGGAGCACTTCGGCGTGATGCCGGACATCCTGCTGTCCGCCAAGGGCATCGCCTCCGGCATGCCGCTGGGCGCCATCATCGCCAAGGAGTCGGTGATGACGTGGCCGCGCGGCTCGCACGGCAGCACCTATGGCGGCAACCCCGTGTGCTGCGCGGCGGCGCTCGCCACGCTGGACGTGGTGGAGGGGCTGCTCGACTCCGTGCGCGCCACCGGGGCGCTGCTCCAGCGGGGACTGCGCGAGCTGCAGACGCGGCACCCCGTCATCGGCGACGTGCGCGGCGTGGGCCTGATGGTGGGCGCGGAGTTCGTGGACCCCGCGACTCGGGAGCCCGCGAGCGCCTACGTGGGCGAGCTGGAGCAGCTCGCGTTCCGCAAGGGCCTGCTGCTGCTGTCGTGTGGCAAGTCCACCATCCGCTTCGCGCCGCCGCTCATCATCGGTGAGCACGAGGTGGCCGTCATGCTTCGCATCCTCGAGGAGTGCCTGCGGGAGCTGTCGCTCGACGTGTCCAAGGTCGCGCCCGCCCGGGTCGCGGCGGGGGTGAAGCTGTGA